In one Paraburkholderia megapolitana genomic region, the following are encoded:
- the pbpC gene encoding penicillin-binding protein 1C, with the protein MVLFRSVLYGLGRWMHRWQNWLSGLLLVAAALVGCRLWPHATLQSWKPSSVAVFDDRGRLLRLALSKDDRYRLWVPLDQMSPRLVDAVLLHEDRWYRWHPGFNPYGLARGAWVTYVRGGNPQGGSTITMQLARSLWRINTRTPLGKMKQIARAIELELFYSKRQILEAYLNDAPYGRNVEGAGTASLVYFDKPVSSLSLPEVLALAVIPQDPVRRLRNAAQAELINPQLTTSRNRLYARWLKSHPQDAALGPLFALPLTLRQPAQLPFDAPHAVDQALAAQRALGERSDGPAVSDSSRLVTTIDLDLQRSLERQINLYVARNNTHGVRNASAILVDTRDMGIKALVGSAGFFDRSIQGQVNGTLARRSPGSTLKPFIYALGFDQGVLHPQTVLRDVPSWFGPYAPENFDGHFLGPITATDALNRSRNVPAVWVASQLHQPDLYQFLQQAGVARMASSQHYGLALVLGGGEVSMQELAAMYAMLANRGVLRPLRLNAADPVVEGKRLLSAEASFMVMDMLRQHLRPDETTGAQPSHLPVYWKTGTSWAFRDAWTAGSFGPYVLIVWVGNFDSTSNPAFVGVDAAAPLFFQIVDSVEAEHPDLVEPVRRGKLNVKRVQICLASGDLPNQWCPQKGWTWFIPGTSPIRVSTVHRPMVIDDATGLPACPPYAGKRTHEEVYEFWSSDLQQVFAEAGIPRRKPPQNPACTGAGAPDDDPPQITSPLRGSEYTMRLTRTGDTRIALKATADASVHTLYWFVNNGYVGRAALGDALYWQPATAGNYRVRVVDDHGRNDERPLTVGLVE; encoded by the coding sequence ATGGTTCTGTTTCGTTCCGTGCTGTACGGCCTTGGCCGCTGGATGCATCGCTGGCAGAACTGGCTGTCCGGGCTGCTGCTCGTGGCGGCCGCGCTTGTCGGATGCAGGCTGTGGCCGCATGCGACGTTGCAGAGCTGGAAGCCGTCGTCGGTTGCGGTGTTCGACGATCGCGGCCGGTTGCTGCGGCTTGCGCTGTCTAAAGACGATCGCTACCGGCTGTGGGTGCCGCTCGACCAGATGTCGCCGCGGCTCGTCGACGCGGTGCTGCTGCATGAGGACCGCTGGTATCGCTGGCACCCCGGCTTCAATCCCTATGGACTCGCGCGCGGTGCATGGGTGACCTATGTGCGCGGCGGCAATCCGCAGGGCGGCTCGACCATCACGATGCAGCTCGCGCGTTCGCTGTGGCGCATCAATACGCGCACGCCGCTCGGCAAGATGAAGCAGATTGCCCGCGCGATCGAACTGGAACTGTTCTATTCGAAGCGGCAGATTCTCGAAGCGTATCTGAACGACGCGCCTTATGGACGCAATGTCGAAGGCGCGGGGACCGCGAGTCTCGTCTATTTCGACAAACCGGTAAGCTCATTGAGCCTGCCCGAAGTGCTCGCGCTTGCGGTGATTCCCCAAGACCCGGTGCGCCGCTTGCGTAACGCGGCGCAAGCCGAACTGATCAACCCGCAATTGACAACGTCGCGCAACCGGCTCTACGCGCGCTGGCTGAAGTCGCATCCACAGGATGCGGCACTCGGTCCGCTGTTTGCGTTGCCACTGACGCTGAGGCAACCGGCGCAGTTGCCCTTCGATGCGCCGCATGCCGTCGATCAGGCACTGGCCGCGCAACGCGCGCTCGGAGAGCGTTCGGACGGCCCGGCTGTGAGCGACTCATCACGCCTCGTTACGACCATCGATCTCGATCTGCAGCGCAGTCTCGAACGCCAGATCAATCTCTATGTTGCGCGCAACAATACGCACGGTGTGCGCAACGCATCGGCGATTCTCGTCGATACACGCGACATGGGCATCAAGGCACTGGTCGGATCGGCTGGTTTCTTCGATCGCTCGATACAGGGGCAGGTGAACGGCACGCTCGCGCGCCGCTCGCCGGGCTCGACGCTCAAGCCGTTTATCTATGCACTCGGTTTCGATCAGGGCGTACTGCATCCGCAGACCGTGTTGCGCGATGTGCCGAGCTGGTTCGGACCGTATGCACCGGAGAATTTCGACGGCCATTTTCTGGGACCGATTACCGCGACGGACGCGCTGAACCGTAGCCGCAATGTGCCTGCCGTATGGGTTGCATCGCAGTTGCATCAGCCCGACCTGTATCAGTTCCTCCAGCAGGCCGGGGTGGCGCGCATGGCGAGTTCGCAGCACTACGGTCTTGCGCTCGTACTGGGCGGCGGTGAAGTCAGCATGCAGGAGCTGGCCGCCATGTACGCCATGCTTGCGAATCGCGGTGTGCTGAGGCCGCTGCGGTTGAATGCCGCCGATCCGGTGGTCGAAGGCAAGCGGCTATTGAGCGCCGAGGCCAGCTTCATGGTCATGGACATGCTGCGTCAGCATCTGCGGCCGGACGAAACCACGGGCGCGCAACCGTCGCATCTGCCGGTGTACTGGAAGACGGGGACGTCGTGGGCGTTTCGCGATGCGTGGACCGCCGGCAGCTTCGGCCCGTATGTACTGATTGTCTGGGTCGGCAACTTCGACAGTACGAGTAATCCGGCGTTTGTCGGTGTCGATGCGGCGGCGCCGCTGTTTTTCCAGATCGTCGATAGTGTGGAGGCCGAGCATCCCGATCTCGTCGAACCCGTGCGGCGCGGAAAGTTGAATGTGAAACGCGTGCAGATCTGTCTGGCGAGCGGCGACCTGCCGAATCAATGGTGTCCGCAGAAAGGCTGGACGTGGTTTATTCCCGGTACGTCGCCGATCCGCGTCAGCACTGTGCATCGGCCCATGGTGATCGACGACGCGACCGGATTGCCCGCGTGTCCGCCGTATGCGGGCAAGCGCACGCATGAGGAAGTGTACGAATTCTGGTCGTCGGATTTGCAGCAGGTATTTGCCGAAGCGGGGATTCCGCGCCGCAAGCCGCCACAGAATCCAGCATGCACGGGAGCAGGCGCACCGGACGACGATCCACCGCAGATCACATCGCCGTTGCGCGGCAGCGAGTACACGATGCGTTTGACACGAACCGGCGACACGCGCATCGCGCTCAAGGCGACGGCCGACGCCAGCGTGCATACGCTGTACTGGTTCGTCAACAACGGCTATGTGGGACGTGCGGCGCTTGGCGATGCGTTGTACTGGCAACCCGCCACGGCAGGCAATTACCGGGTACGCGTCGTCGACGATCACGGGCGCAACGACGAACGTCCTCTTACGGTCGGACTGGTGGAGTGA
- a CDS encoding porin yields MKRTLIFAAVAASFAGTAHAQSSVTLYGLIDAGLTYTSNVGGDANWEQKSGSINQSRWGLRGAEDLGGGLKAIFTLESGFELGNGRVANNGGLFNRQAFVGLSGEFGTVTLGRQYDAVQDYLAPLTATGSWGGTYFAHVGNLDNLNTNDGSSVNNSVKFASANYSGLTFGGTYGFSNQAGAFANNREYSVGAAYKNSGLRVAAAYAQQNNAGATNVFTDASNGGASDFGSLGRQRQFGVGAGYTYGPVEAGVAWTQARIDNLPTGGSFRVNNYEVNGKYNLTPALGLGVAYTFSDLRDSALGGDSKNRFHQIGAQADYSLTKRTDVYTQVVYQRATGDGAGASIYSGNALNAVGSSSRDQTAATVGLRHRF; encoded by the coding sequence ATGAAAAGAACGCTGATATTTGCTGCAGTTGCCGCTTCGTTTGCCGGCACTGCACACGCACAAAGCAGCGTCACGCTGTACGGCCTGATCGATGCGGGCCTCACCTACACGAGCAATGTCGGTGGCGACGCCAACTGGGAACAGAAGAGCGGCAGCATCAACCAGAGCCGCTGGGGTCTGCGCGGCGCTGAAGACCTCGGTGGCGGTCTGAAGGCAATCTTCACACTCGAAAGCGGTTTCGAACTGGGCAATGGACGCGTTGCGAACAATGGCGGCTTGTTTAACCGCCAGGCGTTCGTTGGTCTCTCAGGGGAATTCGGTACCGTGACGCTGGGCCGTCAGTACGACGCGGTGCAGGACTATCTGGCACCGCTCACCGCGACGGGTAGCTGGGGCGGCACCTATTTCGCGCACGTGGGCAACCTGGACAACCTGAACACGAACGACGGCTCGTCGGTGAACAACTCGGTCAAGTTCGCAAGTGCGAATTACTCCGGTCTCACGTTCGGCGGTACCTACGGTTTCTCGAATCAAGCCGGCGCGTTCGCCAACAATCGCGAGTACAGCGTGGGGGCGGCTTACAAGAACAGCGGGCTGCGCGTCGCCGCAGCGTATGCACAGCAGAACAACGCAGGTGCAACTAACGTCTTCACGGATGCGTCCAACGGCGGTGCTTCGGACTTTGGTTCCCTCGGCCGGCAACGTCAGTTTGGTGTCGGCGCAGGCTACACGTACGGCCCGGTGGAAGCCGGCGTTGCATGGACGCAGGCACGGATCGACAACCTGCCCACAGGCGGCTCGTTCCGGGTGAACAACTATGAGGTGAACGGTAAGTACAATCTGACGCCGGCGCTTGGTCTCGGCGTCGCGTACACGTTCTCGGATCTGCGTGATTCCGCGCTTGGTGGCGACAGCAAGAATCGCTTCCACCAGATCGGCGCGCAGGCCGACTACTCGCTCACGAAGCGTACGGATGTGTACACCCAGGTGGTCTACCAGCGCGCGACGGGTGACGGGGCAGGTGCGTCGATCTATAGCGGCAATGCACTCAACGCTGTAGGGTCCAGTTCGCGCGATCAGACGGCTGCAACAGTAGGCCTGCGTCATCGCTTCTGA
- a CDS encoding carbonic anhydrase, which yields MASAPTRRLFLRMSGASAFAAALTGNLAVAAEPIVLPKPQNALSPDAAATSLMEGNARYVSGVTRRHDFVHEREALNNGQNPFAAVLSCADSRIAPEYAFDSARGDLFVTRVAGNFVNGDVLGSLEYAVVVLNVPIILVLGHDRCGAVDAAVKVATKEATYPGMIHSLVTTMLPAVEKVKGKTTNLLDAAIAQNVRDSMANLVAQSAIIQEAKKAGKLKVIGGVYRLSTGKVDLLES from the coding sequence ATGGCATCAGCGCCGACCCGTCGATTGTTCCTGCGCATGAGCGGTGCGTCGGCATTCGCCGCCGCGCTGACTGGCAATCTGGCTGTTGCTGCGGAACCCATCGTGCTCCCCAAGCCGCAAAACGCGTTGTCACCGGACGCTGCGGCCACGAGTCTGATGGAGGGAAATGCGCGGTATGTGTCGGGGGTAACCCGGCGTCACGATTTCGTTCACGAGCGAGAGGCGCTCAACAACGGACAGAATCCTTTTGCTGCTGTACTGAGCTGTGCCGATTCGCGAATCGCGCCCGAGTATGCGTTCGATAGCGCGCGCGGCGATCTATTCGTCACGCGCGTCGCGGGAAATTTCGTCAATGGCGACGTGTTGGGCAGCCTTGAGTACGCTGTCGTGGTGTTGAACGTACCGATCATTCTCGTGCTCGGACACGACCGGTGTGGCGCGGTGGATGCCGCGGTCAAGGTTGCGACGAAGGAAGCGACGTATCCCGGAATGATCCATTCACTCGTAACGACGATGCTGCCCGCGGTGGAGAAGGTCAAAGGCAAAACCACCAACCTGCTGGATGCGGCGATCGCGCAGAACGTTCGCGACAGCATGGCCAACCTGGTTGCGCAATCGGCGATCATTCAAGAGGCAAAGAAGGCCGGGAAGCTGAAGGTGATCGGAGGTGTTTACCGCCTGTCCACCGGAAAGGTCGATCTCCTCGAGTCATGA